The DNA segment TGCATCTATGTATACCATTTAATCCAGGAATACTTTCTGCGTTTAGCCTCTGGGAATCCACAACTTGCACATTCATGGTGACGTTTGTGAAGGGAGTTCTTACCACATCGTCTACATCTGATGTGAACTTTCTTCTTTGTAAAACCACCCATAGAAGTTGTACCTTTAGTCATTGCAAATCACCTAATTCTGTGCTGGTGGAGGAGATATCATTACTACATTGTCTCCTCTAACTACAATGCTTCCGAGGCTTTTAGAATCGCCTTCAGCAGGAATTTCCTCTGAAGAATCGAGTAGCAGGTTCATGTGTTGATCAAAACCAAGAAGATTGCCTCTAATGGTCTTGTTTCCTTTGAGTTTTATCAATACGACTTGATTAATACTCTCATCCAATACTTTTACTGCCATATCAACGGACATCAATAATCACTTATTGACTAGGATATCGAGGCGTTATATTAAATTTCCATTGGTGAAACTATGAGCTATGCTCAGTAAGGCAAGTTTGACACTTTTTTCCGAGATTTTTGACGATTTCAGCTAAAATTACTTGTCCTTCTCTCTTTGTAGC comes from the Candidatus Nitrosopumilus sediminis genome and includes:
- a CDS encoding LSm family protein encodes the protein MSVDMAVKVLDESINQVVLIKLKGNKTIRGNLLGFDQHMNLLLDSSEEIPAEGDSKSLGSIVVRGDNVVMISPPPAQN
- a CDS encoding 50S ribosomal protein L37e, whose translation is MTKGTTSMGGFTKKKVHIRCRRCGKNSLHKRHHECASCGFPEAKRRKYSWIKWYT